In Molothrus aeneus isolate 106 chromosome 4, BPBGC_Maene_1.0, whole genome shotgun sequence, the following are encoded in one genomic region:
- the BMP3 gene encoding bone morphogenetic protein 3 yields the protein MAWSARWVLCLCLGWGCLCLALGDALRPRRLGLRRRAAPGAVRAGRARAPAGEDGAGQRRPGRPAAADRVAEHMLRLYEQYRDPPTPAGPWLRRGNTVRGFRPLPSGSPEGQDVYVFNLTSLTESENVLSASVYYYIGDLLHVKWNCSQPSGCSHHQHRKPEIQIHLSVWTFPSAGSPARSLGRFLINVSSAYQDVLSWQWKDITQLLHEAKQNNKLLISIKMDLPGHHPWERVSSSHEPYILIYANDSAISEPESVVSTLRGHRHPLARVLPKPQGHRRRRRSANVLLPLQNNELPGAQYQYGEEQRWEGTRPYKTFQPELTDRARSKKKQRKSHLQKSQTLQFDEQTLKKARRKQWNEPRSCARRYLKVDFADIGWSEWIISPKSFDAYYCSGECQFPIPKAMKPSNHATIQSIVRAVGVVPGIPEPCCVPDKMSSLSILFFDENKNVVLKVYPNMTVESCACR from the exons ATGGCGTGGTCAGCCCgctgggtgctgtgcctgtgcctgggatggggctgcctATGCCTGGCTCTGGGCGACGCGCTGCGGCCGCGCCGGCTCGGGCTGCGGCGCCGCGCTGCTCCGGGAGCCGTGCGGGCCGGCCGCGCCCGGGCCCCCGCAGGTGAGGACGgcgcggggcagcggcggcccGGGCGGCCGGCGGCGGCCGACAGAGTGGCGGAGCACATGCTGCGGCTCTACGAGCAGTACCGTGACCCGCCGACACCGGCCGGGCCGTGGCTCCGCCGGGGAAACACGGTGCGCGGCTTCCGCCCGCTGCCCTCAG GGAGCCCCGAGGGCCAGGACGTGTACGTTTTTAACCTGACATCACTCACAGAGTCTGAAAATGTCCTGTCAGCCTCAGTGTATTATTACATTGGTGATCTGCTGCATGTGAAGTGGAACTGTTCCCAGCCCAGTGGCTGTTCCCATCACCAACACAGGAAACCTGAAATTCAGATACACCTTTCAGTTTGGACCTTTCCTTCAGCTGGGAGCCCGGCTCGGAGCCTGGGACGTTTCCTCATCAATGTCTCCTCTGCTTACCAGGATGTCCTCTCCTGGCAGTGGAAGGATATCACTCAGCTCCTGCACgaggcaaagcaaaacaacaagCTGTTGATCAGCATTAAAATGGATCTGCCCGGCCATCATCCCTGGGAAAGGGTGTCTTCCTCCCACGAGCCCTACATCCTGATCTACGCCAACGATTCCGCCATCTCCGAGCCTGAGAGTGTTGTGTCCACTCTGCGAGGACACCGTCATCCTCTGGCCAGGGTCCTTCCCAAGCCACAAGGCCACAGGAGGAGGAGACGCTCTGCAAACGTCCTGTTGCCACTGCAGAACAACGAGCTCCCAGGAGCCCAGTACCAGTACggggaggagcagaggtgggaggGCACGAGGCCCTACAAGACCTTCCAGCCAGAGCTGACAGACAGGGCCAGGAGCAAGaagaagcagaggaagagcCATCTGCAGAAGAGCCAGACTCTGCAGTTTGATGAGCAGACACTGAAGAAGGCAAGGAGGAAGCAGTGGAACGAGCCCAGGAGCTGCGCCCGGCGCTACCTCAAGGTGGATTTTGCAGACATCGGCTGGAGCGAGTGGATTATTTCCCCCAAGTCCTTCGACGCCTATTACTGCTCAGGAGAATGCCAATTCCCAATTCCAAAG GCCATGAAGCCATCCAACCACGCCACCATCCAGAGCATTGTGAGAGCTGTTGGAGTCGTCCCCGGCATCCCCGAGCCTTGCTGTGTTCCTGACAAAATGTCTTCCCTCAGTATCTTATTCTTTGATGAGAACAAGAACGTGGTTCTGAAGGTGTACCCCAACATGACAGTGGAGTCCTGTGCGTGCAGATAA